In Humulus lupulus chromosome 6, drHumLupu1.1, whole genome shotgun sequence, a single genomic region encodes these proteins:
- the LOC133781877 gene encoding auxin-responsive protein SAUR21-like, whose amino-acid sequence MAFGLHGFVKGKKALPRSLSGIKEAALSCKTIPKGYFAVYVGEEQKKRYVVPLSYLNEPAFQELLNMAEEEFGYDHPMGGLTIPCRDDIFIDLTSQLN is encoded by the coding sequence GATTGCATGGTTTTGTTAAGGGTAAGAAGGCTCTCCCAAGATCACTTTCAGGCATCAAAGAAGCTGCTTTGAGCTGCAAAACCATTCCAAAAGGCTACTTTGCAGTGTATGTTGGAGAGGAGCAAAAGAAGCGTTATGTAGTACCTCTTTCCTACCTAAACGAGCCTGCATTTCAAGAATTGCTAAACATGGCTGAAGAAGAATTCGGATATGATCATCCGATGGGCGGACTCACAATTCCCTGCAGAGATGATATCTTCATTGATCTCACTTCCCAGTTGAATTGA